In the genome of Pempheris klunzingeri isolate RE-2024b chromosome 3, fPemKlu1.hap1, whole genome shotgun sequence, one region contains:
- the vps37a gene encoding vacuolar protein sorting-associated protein 37A yields MNWLFPLSKGSGPLPPLNSLQQQRQRQIESLKAAHPSLAEIQKDVEYRLPFTVNNSTISVNILLPPQFPQEKPVVSVYPPVGHHLVDSNNGTMITSPLITNFGMHSDLGKVIQSLLDEFWKSPPALMSTGPAGFPYNMYKPSGIPPYPTQAYHYGPRHVGPGHTPPAGPGPAPSPAPMPHPGIDSTHGPPRAPAPYGLISDLPLPVPTGDPQAGLNGHMYKMPEIPESFPELCDFNLSQLSDMSENEDVLLEFFVSLPQLKQVTSDKEELVTNIVDMAKKNLQMEPQLEGKRQEMLYKYEQLTQMKSAFETRMQRQHELSESCSLSTLQARLKVAAHQAEEESEETAENFLEGRTDIDEFLTSFMEKRTLCHSRRAKEEKLQQSINTHGQFPTSH; encoded by the exons ATGAACTGGCTTTTCCCACTGTCCAAAGGCTCCGgacctctccctcctctgaacagccttcagcagcagagacagcgGCAGATAGAGTCACTCAAAGCGGCTCATCCCAG CCTCGCAGAGATCCAGAAGGATGTGGAGTACAGATTACCATTCACAGTCAACAACTCTACCATTAGTGTTAACAT TTTGCTGCCTCCTCAGTTCCCACAGGAGAAGCCGGTGGTTAGCGTCTACCCCCCTGTTGGTCATCATTTAGTCGACAGCAATAATGGCACCATGATCACCAGCCCCCTCATCACTAAT TTTGGGATGCACTCAGATCTGGGAAAGGTCATTCAGAGTCTTCTGGATGAGTTCTGGAAGAGTCCTCCTGCCTTGATGTCTACTGGCCCTGCTGGCTTTCCATA TAATATGTACAAGCCGTCAGGCATCCCTCCTTACCCAACTCAGGCTTACCACTATGGTCCTCGCCATGTGGGCCCCGGTCACACACCGCCTGCTGGTCCAGGCCCAGCCCCATCTCCAGCTCCCATGCCTCACCCGGGGATTGATAGCACCCACGGGCCCCCTCGAGCCCCAGCCCCATATGGACTGATTTCTGACCTGCCACTGCCTGTTCCCACTGGAGACCCACAG GCTGGACTGAACGGACACATGTACAAGATGCCTGAGATTCCAGAGTCGTTTCCTGAACTCTGCGACTTCAA TCTGAGCCAGTTGTCGGACATGTCTGAAAACGAAGATGTGTTATTGGAGTTCTTTGTGAGTTTGCCACAACTCAAACAGGTCACCAGTGATAAAGAAGAGCTGGTCACCAATATAGTGGACATGGCTA AGAAAAACCTTCAGATGGAGCCacagctggagggaaaaagacaagaaatgcTCTACAAG TACGAACAACTGACTCAGATGAAGTCCGCCTTTGAGACGAGGATGCAGAGACAGCATGAGCTGAGCGAG AGTTGCAGTCTCAGTACTCTACAGGCCCGGTTAAAAGTTGCAGCCCACCAGGCCGAGGAGGAGTCGGAGGAGACGGCCGAAAACTTCCTGGAGGGTCGCACAGACATCGACGAATTCCTGACCAGCTTCATGGAGAAGAGAACG CTCTGCCACAGCAGAAGGGCCAAAGAGGAAAAGTTGCAACAGTCCATCAACACACATGGACAGTTTCCTACCAGCCACTAG